Genomic window (Microcoleus sp. FACHB-672):
TTTACTATCATCACTAATTTCTGCAAGGGTTGCCCAAACCGTGGTTTCAGTTGGCCCATAAGCGTTAAAAAATCGACGACCGGCAGCCCAACGCTTTACAATATTTTGAGAGCAAGATTCGCCGGCACAAATAATTGTTTGTAATGCCGGAAGTTTTTCTGCCGGCAACACGGCTAGCGCTGCCGGTGGTAGGGTAATGTGAGTTATTGCTTGTTTTTGTAATAGCTGAATTAAAGGTTGTCCCGGTAAAAGTGATTCTTTTTTTGCTAGGTATAAAGTTGCGCCGGCTTGCAGCGCCATCACAATTTCAAAAATTGAAGCATCAAAACTCAAAGAGGCAAATTGCAAAACGCGGTGACTTGGCTTTAAATTAAATGCATCAATTTGAGATTCTACCAGGTTGCACAGTCCCCGGTGTTCGACTAAAACACCTTTTGGCTGTCCCGTCGATCCAGAGGTATAAATTACATAAGCGAGGTTGCCGGTTGTGACGTTGCTTGATGGGTTTTCTTTGCTGTGTCGGGAAACATTATTTTTGTCTTTACCCAGATAAATAATAGAAAATTCATGCTGCCGGCTTTCTCTATTTTCCCAAAATAACGGGGTTGAAATTGAATCAGTTACCAAGATGGATACCTGAGCATCTTCTAACATGAAATTCAAGCGTTCTTGGGGATAGCTTGGATCTAAAGGTAGGTAAGCCCCACCGGCTTTGAAGATCCCCAGCAGCGCCACTATCATTTCAATAGAACGTTCTAGGCAAATCCCAACTAAAACCTCTGGCTTTACTCCCATTTTTTGCAAGTAATGGGCGAGTTGATTTGCGCGGTAGTTCAGTTCGCGATAAGTTAATCTTTCGTTTTCAAAAACAATTGCGGCTGCCTCCGGGTAGCGTTCTACTTGCGCTTCAAATAAGTGATGGAAACAGCGCCTATTTTGAGATACAGTTATATTAAATTTTCCTAATAATTTATGCCGCTCTGCCTCAGTTAAAATTTGCAAATAACCGATGTGCTGTTCGGGATCGATAATAATATTTTCTAAAAGAATTTGGAAATGTCCCAACATTCGGCTAATGGTTGCCGGCTCGAATAAATCCGTGCTGTAGACCACTTGGCCTTTCAACCCTTCTAAATCTTGCCACAGGTGGAATTCTAAATCTAATTTTGCGGTGCCTGGGTCAAATTCAAATAATTTTAGGGTTAATCCGGGTAATTCTAGGGTTTCTACCGGAGTATTTTGCAGGGAGAAAGCAATTTGAAATAAAGGATTTCGGCTTAAATCTCGCTCTGGATGCAGTTCTTCAACTAATTTTTCAAAGGGTAAATCTTGATGGGCATAAGCTCCGAGGGCAACCTCTTTAACCCGACTGAGTAATTCTAGAAACGTTGGATTTCCTGATAGGTTAGTTCGCAATACTAAACTATTGACAAAGAAACCGATGAGTGATTCAATTTCGCTGCGGTTGCGACCGGCAATCGGTGATCCAATCGCAATATCTTCAGCGCCGGTGTAGCGATACAGCAACGTCTGAAATGCGGCAAGCAAAGTGATGAATAACGTTACCCCTTGCCGGCTGCTCAATGCCTCCAGCGCCTCACTCAATGCCGGTGGCAACACCCACAATTGTTTTGCGCCTCGGTAGGTGGGAACTGCCGGCCTTGGTCGATCTGTGGGTAAATTTAGCATTTCTATCCCCTCTAGCTGCTGCCGCCAGTAAGCGAGCTGGGTTTCCTGCACAGAATCGCGCAACCATTCGCGCTGCCACTCCGCAAAATCGGCATACTGAATAGGAAGTTCTGGTAAAGCTGGGGAATTGCTCAATTTTGCATTTTTAGCCGCAAAAGCTGGGTAAAGCACCCCGATTTCTCGAATCAGCACCCCCATTGACCAACCATCGGCAACAATATGATGTAAATTCAGCAGCAGCAAGGATTCAGCGGCATCCATTTGTAGCAGCGTCACGCGGATTAAAGGGCCGGCTTTTAAATTGAACGGACGCTCAAACTCTGCTTTCACCCGTCGCCGCGCTGCTGTTGCCCGTTCAGCTGCCGGCAAGTGCTGCAAGTGTGCGATTGCTATCGACACTTTCAAGCAAGGGGCGATCGCTTGCATGGGTTGCCCCTCAATAGCGATAAACGTTGTGCGTAAAGTTTCATGCCGGCGCACAATTTCGTTAAAAGTCTCCTCTAACGCTGCTAAATTCAGAGTGCCGGTGAGACGAAGCGCACATCCCACATTATAAAAAGGGTTGCCGGGAACGAGCCGGTGCAGAAACCACAGCCGCTGCTGAGCGAACGATGCCGGAAAAACAAAGACTTCTTCTTGATCGGTATTGGCTTCTGTCTCATCAGCCGTGAAGTGGTTACCGGCAAGGTTTTGGCTCATCTTTGGGAATCTCTCAATCTTAGAAATAGTAAGGCGTATCAAACACTATTTAGTTTCGGCTATATACAAGTTTTATGTTCACCAGTCATGTAAAGTCCGCTTATCCCTTTCTCCAAATTTGCGGCTTGTACGGAAATTAACCACTTGACAATCTTTAACATTGACAATAGCGGAATAAATGTGACTTAGATTACATTGAAATTATTTAGCAAGCCTTCTCAAAAAAAAGGATCGGGGCAGAAATATTATAGGCCGGCTCTTAGCCTATCAGCTCACTCAACCTTAAGATTTACGACTAGAGACTAAGTGGATGGGGCGCGATCTCTCTCTATAGAGGAGTGCGCGTCTGCCCCGACAGTTGTTATCTTGAGAGAAGTGAACAAGCACCACCTAACGCTTGCTGGGTCGCTAAAAAATTATAGCGGGACATCACCGAAGATCGGCTTCAGATGTATAAATGGTGAAACAAAAATTGACAGGAGAGGATGAGGAGTTTTTGTTGCTTTCGTCACTTTGCTAGAGATGATTATCATCAGCAAACTACATTCCCTCAGCCCTCCTAGCAGTGGCATTTCGTACACCAAACTCTTTTAGTGACTGGCAGAGAGTACCCATTCTTAGAAGAGCCTGACTGAATAATTATTCTGAAGTCAGATAAATCGATCTCTTTAAAAAGGGATTTGACAGACAAGTTTCTAAAATCCACAAATCAAGTAAGACAGGAAAACATTGTTATGACTGACAACAAAAAGCCGTTTGATATCAAAGACGACCTTACTGACCCCGCGATCTTGAAACCTGAAGCTCAAAAAAGTGACGAAATCATTGTTTTGAGCGAAAGTAAAGAGATTTCTAACCTGCAGGACGAAAGCGCTCAGCCCCAGTCTGGCGGTGGGATTAATACAGTCGGCGCAACCATTGGCGCGACTGCCGGTGGCGTTGCCGGTGCAACCATTGGCCGTTTAGTCGGTGGTAGAGCCGGTGCTGCGCTTGGTGCAATTGCCGGCGCTGTTGCCGGTGGACTCGCAGGAAATGAAGCAGCCGAAGGTTTGAGCCACACCGTTGAAGAAGTCGTAGATGTCGTTAAAGACGTTGCTCAAGGTGTGAGCCACCAGGTTGAAGATATCGGGGGTGCCGCAAAAGGTGTGATTGAGGAAGTCAAGCCCTCTGTTAAAAACATTGCCGACTCCGTTCAGCATACCGTTGAAGATGTCAGACCGGCAGTAAAAGACATTGCACAATCCGTTCAGCATACCGTTGAGGATGTCGGGCCTTCTGTTAAAGGCATTGCCGACTCTGTTAAGGATACCGTTGACGATGTCAGACCCTCTGTTAAAGGCATTGCAGAATCCGTTAAGGATACCGTTAACGATGTCAGACCGGCTGTTGCAGACGCAGCAAACACCATGAAAGACGCGGTTGCAGAGGTTAAACCGTCTGTAATCAATGCCGCGCACTCTGTGAGCAATGCGGTAGATGAAGTTAAACCTTCTGTTGTCGATGCCGTTAAGGATAGCGCCAGCAGCGTCAAATCTTCGGTTCGCGGTGTGGCAAACTCTGTCAGCAATGCGGCTGAAGAAGTCAAACCCTCTGTCGTCGATGCCGTTAAAGGTAGCGCCCAAGAAATTAAGTCTTCGGTTCGCGGTGTGGCCAACTCCGTCTCAGATACGGCAGAACAAGTCAAACCCTCGGTTGTTGATGCCGTTAAAGGTAGCGCTGAAGAAGTGAAGTCTTCGGTTCGCGGTGTAGCGCATTCCGTCAGCGATACAGCAGAACAAGTTAAACCCTCAGTTGTCGATACCGTTAAAGGGACTGCTGAAGATGTGAAGTCTTCTGTCAAAGGCACAGGCAACGCCATTCAAGGTGCCGCGAAGGATGTTGAGTCCTCCACGCACCAAGCCGCTGAACGAATCAAACAGTCTGAGACTGACACTGTCAAGCTGCATGATGAGCGACGTGCGCCTGCCATTCCGCCCATCGTAACCAGTGAAGTGGGAATGGGATTGCCACCTGTTCAAGAGCAGGTAGTGGATCATCCGCCCTATATAGCGCCTCCAGTGCCCCCCATGCGTCCTAGCGACATCAAACTCTCTGCTAGTACGCCTGAAATTCCTGAGCCGATTGTCGGTCGTGATTCCCTAAATGTTCGCAAAGAAGTCGAAATCGACAACATTCTGGAAGCTGACGAACCGATTGGTCGGGAACGTTTAGCACGTGAGATTCCCCCCAAGAACATCAACGACAAGAAATCGAAAAAAGGCAAGTAAATTTTGCTTGAACTGACTGGGTTGCGTCTAGCTTCCAGTTAGCAACTAAGAAGGGTGGGTTAATGATTAACTCACCCTTTTTTTCATCTATTTAAAACATAAACAATCGGGCAGATCATAATAGCCTGTCCCAGAGGCAACTATCGCTGATGCAGGAAACGGGCAAAGTCCAAGAGTTCTTGCCGGCGTTCGCAGCAGTTTCAAACTTTCAGCACTAAAAATTACCAACCGCGTCTTCAACCCCTTGCCAAATAGTCTCCCGTGTCCCACTCCTAACGCCACCTGCCGCAAAACCCCTAACTTCTGACCATAAGTCAACAACGATGGCTTTTGCCCTTGACATTCCCAGATATACAGCTTATACTCAGAGAGTACCTCTAAGCTTTTTTTGGAAGGGAAAAGGTACAATATATACTAAATATATCACTTACGCTACTAAATACATCACTTACGTTAATATACAAAGTTCTATGCAAATTACCAATCATGCAGCTCAACGAATGAACCAGCGTGGCATCACGAAAGAGATGCTCGAACTCGTGATTCAATATGGACAATCTCAGGATGAGAAAACAACTTTGAGTCGAGATGCAGCGGCGCGTTTAGTCGCCGAACTTCAGTGCCAAGCTGAAGAGCGCGGAGGCGAACTGCGGAAGATCGAGCGCCAGATGAAAGCATTAGCGCGTTTAGTCGCCGAACTTCAGCGCCAAGCTGAAGAGCGCGGAGGCGAACTGCGGAAGATCGAGCGCCAGATGAAGACTGCCAAGAAAGTTCTCGACAAAGGTGGTATTACCATCGTCAGCGATCCCTCCGATGAGACCGTCATTTCTGACGAGACCAAAATCATTACCACCTATAACTGTAACCCTCAGAAGAAGAGAGTGAAGTGGCAAGGGAAGAGAAATCAATCTTGCCCGCGTAACGAGATCGAACGGGCGTTTGGATCTCATAATCAGATTTAGGCATTTTTCAGCCCCTAAAGGGGCTGAAAACTTCTCTGGGCCGGGGAGAGCGCTCTTTACCTATCTAGGTTTAAAGCTCTTTTCGGCTCAGTTTTTGTCTCAATCCCGATAAGTATTATGAAAAGCGAAGCAGCGCTCTCAAGATAGACGACTCTACTGAACTGATTCTTCAGATTTTGGCGTGGGCAAAGCTTTCGATAAATGAAAGCCTTCCCTGATAGCTTTAACAGGCTCAGGCAATACCAACAGCTTGGTGAGAATAAAGCGGCGTTTGAGAATATAGCTCCTTTATACAGGGGTGTTACTCAGAACGTGCCCGTCCTTGTAAATTAGTAGTGCGGCCATCTTGCCGGCTGAGTGTAATCTTAGGGAGCAAGATGCTCCCACTACTCATGTTTTTGCAAATTTGGGATGCACCCCTTTATTGATTCAGGGACAATAGCTTGATAAGCCGCTATTTTTACGATCTCACCGGCTCTCCATTAAGCGGGATGAAAATAGAACGCGGCACCTAAAACAATGTAGGTAGCCAGTAGCAGTGCTCCCTCCAACCAATTAGATCGTCCATCCAGACTAATTAAATTAGCAATGGCAACGGCAATCGCAACAGCTACAACCTCAAACGGATTGAAATTTAAATCCATTGGTTGACCAATCGCAATTCCAATTAACACTAAAAGCGGAGCCACAAATAAAGCAACCAGCAAACTTGATCCCATTGCCACAGTGACCGAGAGATCCATGTTATTTTTGATGGCAACGCTCACGGCTGTAACATATTCTGCCGCACCGCCAACGAGAGGCAAAAGAATCACGCCGGTGAAAAGAGGGGTTAATCCTAATCCTTTTGTGGCTTCTTCCACCACTCCAACAAAAATTTCTGACTCGAAAGCAACCGCCACGGTAGAAATTACTAAAACCCCGACCCAAAGCCACAAATTAGGCTTGTGAGGGACTGTCTTTCCTTCAGAATCGCTAGGCGTTTCTCCCTCCAATTCCGCGACTCCCACATCGTAAAGATAGCTGTGAGTTCCTAATGAAAATAACAACGTTAACGCGTAAACGGCTATCATCACGATCGCCACGGTAATTGAGAGATTGCGAATTGCCCCTTCCCCGACACCCGACGAAGTATAAATTACCGTTGTGGGCAATACAATTGCCGTGACAGCTAGCGTCATAGAAGAACCATTAACCCGCGCCACAATGGGTTGAAATTCCTGTTCCTTAAAGCGAAAACCACCCAATAGCATGGAAAGTCCCATGACTAAAAGCAAATTACTGACAATCGTTCCCGTAATGCTAGCTTTAACAATGTCAATCAAGCCGGCTTTAAGGGCAACTAAGGCAATAATTAGCTCAGTGGCGTTCCCAAAAACTGCATTTAACAAACCACCAATCGAAGGGCCGGTAACAACTGCGACTTCTTCAGTGGCTGTGCTTAGCCATATCGCTAGGGGAACGATTGCTATCCCTGAGGTGATGAAGATTGTGAGCGTTCCCCAGTGTAAATATTCCGCCGCAATTGAAACCGGCACGAAGATTAACAGGACGTAAGAAATAATTTTCTTGATTGACATAAAGCCTATCTGAAAAGTTGTCTAGTCAATCATATAAGACTTGATCCGATTTTGTGCTAGCATTCCCATCGGTTTAAAGCAATTCAATCTAAAATATAAAAGTTAAAACTCTCTATTTCCCACATCCCATATTGCTGAAGGGATCGCCCGGAACCTGCCGACCCCTCTAAATCGGCTTCTCCACACCGGCACACTCCTAAACCTCCAACCGTTGCCGCAAACCTTGGGGCGGCTGAAGTGCGATCGCACAATTGTTGTCCTGCGTCTGCCACCATCGACACAGCCGGCAGCCCAATTTACCTCAATTCCAGCCGGCTAAACGTCTACGCCGATCACAGGCTGTCAAGTTTCCCCTTCCAGATGTCACAGTCTCAGCCTCCTTGATGCCGGCTAAAAACCCTGATCACCTCGCCTCAGACCCTCTAGAGAGCAATCTGGTTGAATACTCCGCTTAATTTCTGCCCACAGGCAGATGTGCGGCCTCAGCACAAAACCTTTAATTAACCTAAGGCAAAGTGTAGGGGAGAAACCGATGGGTGGGTTAAAAAGATTATTTGGCAGCGATCAAAGGTTAAAGCAATCCCAACACATCCTTAACTGAACATTCAGTTTCTCTACAGCCGGTTTCAATTCAAGCCGCTTCACGTCCCACCATCGCAGCGATTCCTTAAAAAGAAAAAAATGTAAAAAACGCATCGCTGAGGAAAAGATTATGGAATAGTTAAACTTATATATTTTAGAAGATAACGCTTAAAAATAAAATCAGACTGGACTTGATCAGTCAGTTAATGAGAGATAAGCTGCCGCATATAAAATTTTTATTTTATCTAAAAATAAAGGCTAGCTTGTCGTAAGTATCATGATTATTTGGCAAAGCAAGAAGTGGAAAGTCGGCAATTTTTAAGGATAAGCCGGCTTCAAAAAATTAGCACCAAAAATACATAAAATTTTGGTAAAGTTAGAAGTGCTGAGCTTTATATTTATAATCAGCCAGCCAGATAAAGTCAGGCAGCTATCCAGAAATTTCTAGATGTTCAGCCAGTGGTTAAGGCATCTGCAAACACTGAAGAATGCAGGGACGTATAAGCCGGCAGCATCAGGGAAAGGAAGCGTCGCTTTCTGGCCCAATCCCGCAGTATAACGGGGGCGTTTATCAGAAGCGAGGAAGACAGGTTCTTGGAGCGAGGAAAAGATCATGTTTGAAAGTAAAGAAATAATGTTGGGGTTAGCCAAATGGCAATTTTGGCTAGCTCAAGTGCCGGTAGATCAGACAGTTGACACACCAGAAGAAGCATCACTTTTGTTTTCAGGGCCGCAATTTTTTGTGGCATTAGTTTCTGGAGTCGTGCTTGCCTTTGCGTTCCAATTACTGTTCACAAATTTAACAGTCGCCGCCGGCATCTCTTATTTAGGCCATCAATCCGACTCAGACGATTCTAATAACCGGGACTCTGACAGTCTGGGCGGCACCATTAACAAAATTGGCAAAACCCTAGGGATTGTTACCCTAGTCACAGTCACTATTGCTCTATTTTTTGCCTGCTTGCTGGCAGTCAAACTCAGCCTGATCAGTAGCGCCGGCTTAGGTGCGATCGTTGGCTTAGTCATCTGGGGCACCTACTTCTCCCTGCTTGTCTGGGTAAGTTCTACCACCGTCGGTTCTTTAATTGGCTCAATTGTTAATACCGCAACCTCTGGCTTTCAAGCCATTGTGGGAACCGCCGCCGCCGCCTTTGGTGCCAAAGCCACCAGCAATCAAATCGTCTCCACCGCCGAAGCTGCGGCTTCTGCCGTGCGTCGCGAGTTTGGTTCCGCCTTTGATCCCACCTCACTCCGAGAAACCGTAGAAGACTATCTCGGCGCACTGAAGCCACCGGATCTCGACATTGCATCAATGCGGCAGGAATTTGAAAAACTGCTCAACGATCCGCAACTCAGAGAACTCGCAAGCAGCAGTGGCGGAGTTCCCAACATTGACCGGCAGAAATTTGTCGATCTCGTTAGTTCTCGCAGTGACTTATCGAAACGCGATGTTAACCGCATCGTCGATCAGCTAGAGAACGCTTGGAAGCAAGTAGCCGGCCAAGTGCAACAACAACCGACAAACGGCATCGCCGATCTGGTTGACTACCTCAAATCTGCTAACCCAGCGGAGCTGATCTCCGATAAACTTGCTCAAAGACTTGATGGACTGCTCGGCGAACTTCGCAAGGGCCGGCAAGCCGAAAACCCCAGCATGGCCAATCAAGCACTCACCTTGGGCTTGAACAGTCTGATGGGAGTGATTTTAGGGCGGACAGACCTTTCCGATTTGGATGCTCAAAGCATCTTAAATAAACTCAAATCCGCCCAAGAAAAAGTCAGCGATCAAGCCGGTAAAGTTGCCACGCAGGTGAAAGAGCAAACCCCACTCGTCCCCTACAGCACCGTACGGGCAGATGTGGAAAACTACCTCCTCAACACCTACTCCTGGCAAATGAACCCGCAAACCATTCAGCGCGACTTCAGGGACGTGCTGTATGATCCAGACGCCGATCCGGCAACTGTTCGCCGGGAATTAGAACGCTTGAACCGGCCTTATTTTGTAGAAATTCTCTCCAACAGGGGCGTATTTACCCAAGGTAAAATCCAAGAACTGGCCAACGAACTCGAAGCCGTTCGGGTGAGCATTATCCACGAAGTCGCCACTTCTGAAGAGCGAGAAAAAACTGAACTGTTGGTGCAGCGAGTCGAAGATTACGTGCGCTTCACCACCAAGGAAAACTTAACGGCGGCTGGAATTGAGCGAGACTTCCCAGCAGTTCTCGAAGATTCGGATGCCTCTGTTGAACAGTTGAGCGAACGTTTCAAGCGCCTTGATCGCAAAGCCTATGTGCAAATGCTGATCAAACGTCAAGACCTCAACCGGGAAGAAGCCGAGCAAATTCTCCTACAACTGGAAGCCACCCGCGATCGTTCCCTCACCAACGCTCAAGAATTAGCTCAGCAAGCTAACGCTCAATTAGTGGAAGTGCGGCAAAACCTTGAGTCTTACCTGCGTTCCACCGGCAAGGCAGAACTCAACCCGGAAGGCATCAAGCGGGATCTGCAAACCCTGCTAGAGAACCCCCAGGCGGGATTGTGGGCGCTGCGTGCACGCCTATCTCACTTTGACCGCGACACCTTGGTGCAGTTGCTCTCCCAGCGCCAAGACCTCAACGAGGATGAAGTGAACCGCGTCATCGATCAAGTGGAATCGAATTGGAATAACGTCGTTTACGCACCCAAGGCGCTTGCCGGTAAAGCCAAGGAACAGTACGACCAAGCCACCAATGCGATTGCAGAGTACCTGCGTAGCACCGGCAAGTCAGAACTCAACCCGGAAGGCATTCAGCGGGATATCAATAAACTGCTCAACGATCCCAAAGCCGGTGCAACGGCCCTGCGTGAGCGCTTGGCCCAGATGGATCGCGACACCCTCGTCAAGCTACTGTCTCAGCGGCAAGACTTGAGCGAAGAGCAAGTCAATCAGGTGATTGACAGTGTTCAAAATACCGTTCGTAACGTTCTGCGTGCACCCCGCCGCGTGGCTACGCGAGTTCAGCAACAAGCACAAAATTTCCAGGGCACTCTCGAAGATTACCTGCGGAACACCGGCAAGGAAGAACTCAACCCGGACGCCATCAAGCGCGACCTCCAGCTGTTGCTGCACGACCCCAAAGTGGGTGC
Coding sequences:
- a CDS encoding non-ribosomal peptide synthetase, encoding MSQNLAGNHFTADETEANTDQEEVFVFPASFAQQRLWFLHRLVPGNPFYNVGCALRLTGTLNLAALEETFNEIVRRHETLRTTFIAIEGQPMQAIAPCLKVSIAIAHLQHLPAAERATAARRRVKAEFERPFNLKAGPLIRVTLLQMDAAESLLLLNLHHIVADGWSMGVLIREIGVLYPAFAAKNAKLSNSPALPELPIQYADFAEWQREWLRDSVQETQLAYWRQQLEGIEMLNLPTDRPRPAVPTYRGAKQLWVLPPALSEALEALSSRQGVTLFITLLAAFQTLLYRYTGAEDIAIGSPIAGRNRSEIESLIGFFVNSLVLRTNLSGNPTFLELLSRVKEVALGAYAHQDLPFEKLVEELHPERDLSRNPLFQIAFSLQNTPVETLELPGLTLKLFEFDPGTAKLDLEFHLWQDLEGLKGQVVYSTDLFEPATISRMLGHFQILLENIIIDPEQHIGYLQILTEAERHKLLGKFNITVSQNRRCFHHLFEAQVERYPEAAAIVFENERLTYRELNYRANQLAHYLQKMGVKPEVLVGICLERSIEMIVALLGIFKAGGAYLPLDPSYPQERLNFMLEDAQVSILVTDSISTPLFWENRESRQHEFSIIYLGKDKNNVSRHSKENPSSNVTTGNLAYVIYTSGSTGQPKGVLVEHRGLCNLVESQIDAFNLKPSHRVLQFASLSFDASIFEIVMALQAGATLYLAKKESLLPGQPLIQLLQKQAITHITLPPAALAVLPAEKLPALQTIICAGESCSQNIVKRWAAGRRFFNAYGPTETTVWATLAEISDDSKKPSIGRPILNTQVYILDRNLQPAPIGITGELYIAGDGLARGYLCRPELTAERFIPNPFREKGRILSLQPSRLYKTGDLARYLPDGKIEFLGRIDQQVKIRGFRIELGEIEAVINQYPAIRKAVVIVLEDISVNQRIVAYLVSANSIADPSSLINTLRQFLKDKLPKYMVPSEFVILDTLPATPSGKVDRRALPAPNALTRLQRQKTFISPRTPTESALAKIWAEVLNVERVSVGDSFFDLGGDSLLAIRLMEQIHKQFSRELPLSSLFLSPTIESLANTLFAETKSLKWSPLVPIQPKGSNPPFFCVHPIFGVVFPYYELAYYLGENQPFYGLQPIGIDGEQSPLTRIEEMAAYYIKALRAVQPNGPYFLGGWSFGGLVAFEMAQQLQKAGEEVGLLALLDTAAPVAGNKFSFWNGCKFLFNTVRRSIWPFLLDYLYLTNVSEKHKTQSFTSNLLRLSKVFQLKNRRSLKFILEKAVMVNLMPQEAKLRRLNQLTIRSMFRVFQANSQATLSYTPKTYPNRITLFKSCEQGSADSQDPTMGWSELTESGTDVHLVTGNHLEMMKTPNVQVLAEQIGGYFNK
- a CDS encoding DUF4258 domain-containing protein, translated to MQITNHAAQRMNQRGITKEMLELVIQYGQSQDEKTTLSRDAAARLVAELQCQAEERGGELRKIERQMKALARLVAELQRQAEERGGELRKIERQMKTAKKVLDKGGITIVSDPSDETVISDETKIITTYNCNPQKKRVKWQGKRNQSCPRNEIERAFGSHNQI
- the cax gene encoding calcium/proton exchanger, whose amino-acid sequence is MSIKKIISYVLLIFVPVSIAAEYLHWGTLTIFITSGIAIVPLAIWLSTATEEVAVVTGPSIGGLLNAVFGNATELIIALVALKAGLIDIVKASITGTIVSNLLLVMGLSMLLGGFRFKEQEFQPIVARVNGSSMTLAVTAIVLPTTVIYTSSGVGEGAIRNLSITVAIVMIAVYALTLLFSLGTHSYLYDVGVAELEGETPSDSEGKTVPHKPNLWLWVGVLVISTVAVAFESEIFVGVVEEATKGLGLTPLFTGVILLPLVGGAAEYVTAVSVAIKNNMDLSVTVAMGSSLLVALFVAPLLVLIGIAIGQPMDLNFNPFEVVAVAIAVAIANLISLDGRSNWLEGALLLATYIVLGAAFYFHPA
- a CDS encoding MFS transporter, which encodes MFESKEIMLGLAKWQFWLAQVPVDQTVDTPEEASLLFSGPQFFVALVSGVVLAFAFQLLFTNLTVAAGISYLGHQSDSDDSNNRDSDSLGGTINKIGKTLGIVTLVTVTIALFFACLLAVKLSLISSAGLGAIVGLVIWGTYFSLLVWVSSTTVGSLIGSIVNTATSGFQAIVGTAAAAFGAKATSNQIVSTAEAAASAVRREFGSAFDPTSLRETVEDYLGALKPPDLDIASMRQEFEKLLNDPQLRELASSSGGVPNIDRQKFVDLVSSRSDLSKRDVNRIVDQLENAWKQVAGQVQQQPTNGIADLVDYLKSANPAELISDKLAQRLDGLLGELRKGRQAENPSMANQALTLGLNSLMGVILGRTDLSDLDAQSILNKLKSAQEKVSDQAGKVATQVKEQTPLVPYSTVRADVENYLLNTYSWQMNPQTIQRDFRDVLYDPDADPATVRRELERLNRPYFVEILSNRGVFTQGKIQELANELEAVRVSIIHEVATSEEREKTELLVQRVEDYVRFTTKENLTAAGIERDFPAVLEDSDASVEQLSERFKRLDRKAYVQMLIKRQDLNREEAEQILLQLEATRDRSLTNAQELAQQANAQLVEVRQNLESYLRSTGKAELNPEGIKRDLQTLLENPQAGLWALRARLSHFDRDTLVQLLSQRQDLNEDEVNRVIDQVESNWNNVVYAPKALAGKAKEQYDQATNAIAEYLRSTGKSELNPEGIQRDINKLLNDPKAGATALRERLAQMDRDTLVKLLSQRQDLSEEQVNQVIDSVQNTVRNVLRAPRRVATRVQQQAQNFQGTLEDYLRNTGKEELNPDAIKRDLQLLLHDPKVGAYSLGERLSQFDRSTIVALLAQRPDISEAEANRIVDQIFSVREQFMLQIQKIQDSIQGVVDSILNRVRDYLNSLNRPELNYEGIRRDVRKLFYDPEAGFDALRDRLGHFNRDTLVAILSSREDISEADANRLIDQIEGARNNVLQRAEGIQMETQRRLDDVKRQAQRQAEETRKAAETASWWLFFTALISAAASAGAGALAVAG